The following proteins are encoded in a genomic region of Dyadobacter sp. UC 10:
- a CDS encoding FecR family protein, with protein MRYDHFRVPDFVSDPRFRSWVLDNDPDATAFWNKWLKEHPEKQEEVEEAKALLYVLAEKRESVDQKEIDQRVAITLDQIKSQKSHHERIDAYPRSKPVVRSRPLLFALVAASILLVMFAGWFLSEKRSVPSQSSIEVKAGFVITRSSDFESKNILLKDGSKIVLAPGSELRYPQVFDAAIRQVHLNGEAFFEIARDTKRPFKVIAPDLVTEVLGTSFMVRSFKSSPEALVSVKTGKVSVLTHTPAVKTQNVVRGEMNGMILNPNQEAVYSRNGARLVKRLVLNPQVVIVVPEKKLIFDAAPVSDVLSTLSERYGVSIVYQDDLLADCFFTGDLTGNSLYEQLDFVSRIANARYDIVEGQIIFHSTGCPETN; from the coding sequence ATGAGATACGATCATTTCAGAGTTCCCGACTTTGTGAGCGACCCGCGATTCAGATCGTGGGTGCTCGATAATGACCCGGATGCTACCGCATTCTGGAACAAATGGCTGAAAGAACATCCGGAGAAACAGGAAGAGGTTGAAGAAGCAAAGGCGCTACTCTATGTCCTGGCCGAAAAAAGGGAATCTGTTGATCAGAAAGAAATAGATCAGAGAGTAGCCATTACCCTTGATCAGATCAAATCCCAAAAATCACATCACGAGCGTATTGATGCCTATCCACGGAGTAAGCCGGTAGTGCGCTCACGTCCTCTTCTTTTTGCCTTAGTTGCCGCGAGCATTTTGTTGGTAATGTTTGCAGGATGGTTTTTGTCGGAAAAGAGAAGTGTACCTTCCCAATCTTCCATAGAGGTAAAGGCAGGTTTCGTAATAACCCGTTCATCTGATTTTGAATCTAAAAATATCCTACTGAAAGATGGGAGTAAAATTGTTCTGGCCCCGGGTAGCGAGCTGAGATATCCGCAGGTTTTTGATGCGGCGATACGGCAGGTTCATCTAAACGGGGAAGCGTTTTTCGAAATCGCCCGAGATACAAAGCGTCCATTTAAGGTGATAGCGCCCGACCTGGTTACCGAGGTGCTGGGCACTAGTTTCATGGTACGGTCTTTCAAATCTTCTCCGGAAGCTTTGGTATCCGTTAAGACTGGCAAAGTTTCGGTGCTAACCCACACACCTGCCGTTAAGACTCAAAACGTCGTTCGCGGCGAGATGAACGGTATGATCCTGAATCCTAACCAAGAGGCTGTTTACAGTAGAAATGGGGCCAGGCTGGTCAAAAGACTTGTTTTAAATCCGCAGGTTGTCATCGTCGTGCCGGAAAAAAAGCTCATTTTCGACGCAGCCCCAGTATCGGACGTCTTGAGTACGCTGAGCGAAAGGTACGGCGTGAGCATTGTTTACCAGGACGATTTACTGGCAGATTGTTTCTTCACGGGTGATCTAACCGGTAATTCTCTGTATGAACAACTTGACTTTGTTTCCCGGATAGCCAATGCAAGGTATGATATCGTCGAAGGCCAGATTATTTTTCATAGCACCGGCTGTCCCGAAACAAATTAA
- a CDS encoding SusC/RagA family TonB-linked outer membrane protein, protein MKLSSQQLFIFVVFAGLAFAKDKLHAQELLERKITMTVESTTLKSTLTSIEREAGVRFIYNPREIKASSKVSFTATNSKLAEIFSELFTPLDIEYETRGNQILLFRKKSRPQSELFPDSSDKPALEKSVLLTNNVSVSGRVFEVNDPPIPLPGATVRVSGNSNTGTITDDKGNFTLNNVPLDAIIVISMVGYKPQEFLIKGERSNLIFSLEQDLAVLEEVVVTGFGTQRRKEIASSVSTVSLNNLENKPVTQLSQALQGGTTGIMVQQQSGVVGSDASNIRIRGIATLNNADPLVLIDGIPGNMNNLDPTTVESISVLKDAASASMYGSRGANGVILITTKRGKAGIVNVEYNGFIGVQQPLNVPKFVDGGTYMQMRNQLDINEGRAPGFTNEAIEATRNQSDPARYPDTKWWDLTVRKSIPIQQHSILVSGGNTASRFVVNLNHTKQLGQLQDLGSRPQSQYTRTTVRINTTVDLTKNLFVYTDIFASRSDQTEPYVGGTNRNTGYLYGKIYAVPPTIVSVFPQRQAGELPAYIPAGYRFYGSFGELWNPVAILEQAGTTSRANDQATINIRPQWKINSDLTFNAQASYNVTSGLDMHDQLDYTFFNYNTFVSEGNNSFVKTATLDRRSNYFYWGGNFDYKKVVGSHSINGILGYVQELETTGNWNNVALRSYFGKLIYAFDERYLLELGVRRDGSSIFGKGHKWGNFPSVAVGWNIDRESFFKVKQIEGWKLRASYGILGNNRVSPYQYQNLINSNGTPSVFGNTALQWEKTAIFNIGTDINLLSGFDITAEWYEKKTTDILIRSEQFFSSGIGINSASGTNTAPLFNAGSARVRGFDLSVKYRKKINSRLNLNASLGYSKMNSKILQLITPGMPIIRGNSILMEGKALSERYGFKTQGLLQQADIDNEEVVKFSGQRAGEIRFVDSNGDGILNDNDRVALGNTEPVDVFFGGFGFKYSGFDFDALASGSAGRDFFYEGILANPFQGNIGTQATPQIYQTDVWTPQNPNASLPALSAAGVRFSDYFQKKADFLRIRYIQMGYTFPTTFTTKKLAIKSLRVYLNAQNPFTFTKLRMVDPEVLNASGVSIQETVAPNRVLTVGVNLRF, encoded by the coding sequence ATGAAATTATCCTCGCAGCAACTTTTCATATTTGTCGTTTTCGCTGGTCTGGCATTTGCCAAGGACAAATTACACGCGCAGGAGTTGCTGGAAAGAAAGATCACGATGACCGTGGAGAGTACAACTTTAAAAAGTACACTGACCTCCATAGAGCGGGAGGCCGGTGTCAGGTTTATTTACAATCCACGCGAAATCAAAGCGTCTTCCAAAGTATCCTTCACGGCAACGAATTCGAAATTGGCGGAAATATTTTCGGAGCTATTCACCCCTTTGGATATTGAATATGAAACCCGTGGCAACCAAATTTTGCTTTTCCGAAAAAAGTCTCGTCCGCAATCCGAGCTTTTTCCCGATAGCAGTGACAAACCGGCTCTCGAAAAATCCGTTCTGCTTACCAACAATGTATCGGTTTCGGGAAGGGTTTTTGAGGTAAACGACCCTCCTATCCCATTACCGGGAGCAACTGTCCGCGTATCAGGTAATTCCAATACGGGAACTATCACGGACGACAAAGGGAATTTTACGCTAAATAATGTGCCGCTCGATGCTATCATTGTGATCAGTATGGTGGGGTATAAACCTCAGGAGTTTCTGATAAAGGGAGAACGATCCAACCTGATATTTTCTTTGGAACAGGATTTAGCAGTCCTTGAAGAAGTGGTTGTAACAGGCTTTGGTACGCAACGACGTAAAGAAATAGCCTCGTCGGTCAGCACGGTAAGCCTGAACAATCTCGAAAACAAACCGGTCACGCAGCTTTCCCAGGCATTACAGGGAGGCACAACAGGCATCATGGTGCAGCAGCAATCGGGTGTGGTAGGGAGTGACGCCTCGAATATCAGGATAAGAGGAATAGCTACGCTCAACAATGCGGACCCCCTCGTGCTGATCGACGGTATCCCCGGCAACATGAACAACCTAGATCCTACTACAGTCGAAAGTATTTCGGTTCTGAAAGATGCTGCCTCGGCCTCCATGTATGGCTCGCGGGGAGCGAACGGTGTTATTCTGATCACAACCAAGAGAGGGAAGGCGGGTATTGTCAATGTTGAATACAACGGGTTTATCGGGGTACAACAGCCCTTGAACGTCCCCAAATTTGTCGATGGCGGTACCTATATGCAAATGCGCAACCAGCTTGATATCAACGAAGGGAGAGCGCCGGGGTTTACCAACGAAGCCATCGAGGCAACCAGAAACCAGTCCGACCCGGCAAGATATCCTGACACGAAATGGTGGGATTTGACCGTCCGGAAGAGCATTCCCATTCAGCAACACTCCATCCTGGTTTCCGGCGGAAACACCGCTTCCAGATTTGTAGTCAATCTTAATCACACTAAACAACTCGGTCAGCTGCAGGATTTGGGCTCGCGGCCGCAATCGCAGTACACCCGCACGACTGTACGGATCAATACGACGGTGGATCTGACTAAGAACCTGTTTGTATACACGGACATTTTTGCTTCCAGATCGGATCAAACCGAACCGTATGTGGGGGGTACAAATAGGAATACGGGATATTTGTACGGGAAGATTTACGCTGTTCCTCCTACGATCGTCAGCGTTTTTCCACAGCGGCAAGCCGGTGAGCTGCCTGCATATATTCCGGCGGGATACCGCTTCTACGGGTCATTTGGGGAACTTTGGAACCCCGTAGCTATCCTTGAACAGGCCGGGACGACCTCCCGTGCAAATGATCAGGCGACGATAAATATCCGTCCGCAATGGAAGATCAACAGCGACCTGACATTTAATGCCCAGGCAAGCTACAACGTCACATCCGGATTAGACATGCATGATCAGCTAGACTATACATTTTTCAACTATAACACCTTTGTCTCGGAAGGGAACAACAGCTTTGTCAAAACAGCAACACTCGACAGGAGATCAAACTATTTTTATTGGGGAGGTAATTTTGATTACAAGAAAGTTGTCGGGTCGCACAGCATCAATGGTATTCTCGGGTACGTCCAGGAACTCGAAACGACCGGAAACTGGAACAATGTCGCATTGAGATCGTATTTCGGAAAGCTGATCTACGCCTTCGACGAGCGCTATTTGCTGGAATTAGGGGTTCGCAGGGATGGTTCCTCCATTTTTGGAAAAGGCCACAAATGGGGTAATTTCCCTTCGGTGGCGGTGGGATGGAACATTGACCGTGAATCTTTTTTCAAGGTCAAGCAGATCGAAGGTTGGAAACTCAGGGCTTCTTATGGTATTCTGGGTAATAACCGGGTATCGCCCTATCAATATCAAAACCTGATCAACTCAAACGGAACCCCGTCCGTTTTTGGCAACACCGCGCTTCAATGGGAAAAGACGGCCATTTTTAACATAGGTACCGACATTAACCTGCTATCAGGGTTTGACATTACTGCCGAATGGTACGAGAAAAAAACGACAGATATCCTGATACGATCCGAACAATTTTTTTCCTCGGGAATTGGCATAAACTCAGCCAGCGGGACCAATACCGCTCCGCTTTTCAATGCCGGTTCGGCCAGGGTCAGAGGTTTTGATCTCAGTGTTAAATACAGGAAAAAGATCAACAGCAGGCTGAATTTGAATGCAAGCCTCGGTTACAGCAAAATGAACAGTAAAATACTTCAGCTGATCACACCTGGTATGCCAATCATCCGGGGCAACTCTATTTTGATGGAAGGTAAGGCACTCAGCGAACGCTACGGGTTTAAAACGCAAGGGTTATTGCAACAAGCCGATATTGACAATGAGGAGGTAGTGAAATTCAGCGGCCAGCGTGCGGGGGAAATAAGATTTGTCGACAGCAACGGCGACGGCATCCTGAACGATAACGACCGGGTGGCCCTGGGAAATACGGAGCCTGTTGATGTATTCTTCGGAGGCTTTGGATTCAAGTATAGCGGCTTCGATTTTGACGCACTGGCCTCGGGGTCTGCGGGCAGAGATTTTTTTTATGAAGGAATTCTGGCCAACCCTTTTCAGGGAAATATCGGAACACAGGCAACACCCCAGATCTATCAAACCGACGTCTGGACCCCGCAGAATCCCAATGCGTCGCTGCCCGCACTTAGCGCTGCCGGTGTGCGGTTTTCAGATTATTTTCAGAAAAAAGCCGATTTTTTGAGAATCAGATATATTCAAATGGGATATACGTTTCCTACCACTTTCACAACAAAAAAACTTGCAATCAAATCACTGCGGGTTTATTTGAACGCTCAGAATCCATTCACATTCACGAAGTTAAGGATGGTCGATCCGGAAGTTCTTAATGCTTCCGGCGTGAGTATACAGGAAACAGTGGCGCCAAACAGGGTGCTGACCGTAGGTGTGAACCTTAGGTTTTGA
- a CDS encoding RagB/SusD family nutrient uptake outer membrane protein, with protein MKSILTHRAILLILPLLILSGCSEFLERDNPTATTDDLWWRTQNNLVDYLNAVYMNAIPAGALITDGGTFQANSKMQMAGITDEGVFRGNFGSWQQFVTNQLTPADGYIADMYRFNYANIRDCSRILANYERVYVADTVLKKRFAAEARALRAYSHLQLFQYFGEIPIVDRAIEFADPDAKNLPRNTTEEIVNFVARELETAAADLPVSYSEAELFRMSKGVCYALQVQLYLAVKNYDKVIESFGKLRDLKAFELHKGKYEDVFNYTGLTNKERIWIKPRGNKGIMGRMGPASVQGGQATISVTAALVDAYETLDGRTLDEMPEAERLLYVKEPNYQNKRDPRLAQTVLLPGNTLIAGIVYEPFTATTGNTTRVGYNSANVSGYLVKKYMTEQDRTAQYGSGNLNYIVIRYAEMMLSYVEALVESGQWQHADVKTYLNQIRNRAGLPDYNATKYNSQNKLRGLYRRERMVELALEGTRIHDIRRWQIGKEVLDGPVFGAFDPQAKERVRVEDRIFIENRDYLWPIPQNEINNNSGIRQNPGY; from the coding sequence ATGAAATCGATTTTAACACATCGCGCTATACTGCTCATCCTTCCCCTGCTGATCCTTTCAGGCTGCAGCGAATTCCTGGAAAGAGATAATCCTACTGCGACAACCGATGACCTTTGGTGGCGCACGCAAAACAACCTGGTCGATTACCTCAATGCCGTTTATATGAATGCCATACCAGCAGGCGCGTTGATTACCGACGGCGGGACTTTCCAGGCTAATTCGAAGATGCAAATGGCCGGGATAACTGATGAAGGAGTATTTCGCGGCAACTTTGGCTCCTGGCAGCAATTTGTGACCAATCAGTTGACACCAGCAGACGGCTATATAGCCGATATGTATCGCTTCAACTACGCCAATATCAGGGACTGCTCAAGAATCCTCGCAAATTACGAGCGAGTGTATGTGGCAGATACGGTTTTGAAAAAACGATTTGCAGCCGAGGCAAGAGCCCTGCGCGCCTATTCTCACCTGCAATTGTTTCAGTATTTCGGTGAGATTCCTATTGTGGACCGCGCAATTGAATTCGCCGATCCGGATGCTAAAAATCTCCCTCGCAATACGACCGAAGAAATCGTCAACTTCGTCGCAAGGGAATTAGAAACAGCCGCAGCCGACCTTCCTGTCTCGTATTCCGAAGCAGAATTATTCCGGATGTCAAAAGGCGTTTGCTATGCCTTGCAGGTGCAGCTTTACCTGGCGGTGAAGAATTATGACAAGGTAATCGAATCGTTTGGAAAGCTCCGGGACCTCAAAGCATTCGAACTGCACAAGGGAAAATATGAGGATGTTTTTAACTATACCGGCCTTACAAACAAGGAACGGATCTGGATCAAACCCAGAGGCAATAAGGGCATTATGGGGCGTATGGGACCGGCTAGTGTTCAGGGTGGGCAGGCTACGATCAGTGTGACCGCAGCATTGGTGGATGCCTACGAAACCCTGGATGGCAGAACGTTGGATGAGATGCCCGAAGCGGAACGTTTACTTTATGTAAAAGAGCCTAATTATCAGAATAAGAGAGATCCGAGATTAGCCCAGACGGTACTGCTTCCCGGGAACACACTGATAGCCGGAATCGTATACGAACCCTTTACTGCCACGACAGGGAATACCACCAGAGTAGGTTACAATTCAGCCAATGTTTCTGGCTATCTCGTCAAAAAATACATGACCGAACAAGACAGAACAGCGCAGTACGGGAGCGGGAATCTCAACTATATTGTGATCCGCTATGCTGAAATGATGCTTAGCTATGTAGAGGCACTGGTGGAGTCAGGACAATGGCAACATGCCGATGTCAAGACCTATCTCAATCAGATTCGTAACCGCGCGGGATTGCCGGATTACAATGCTACCAAATATAATTCTCAGAACAAGTTAAGAGGCCTGTACAGGAGGGAACGGATGGTCGAGCTTGCGCTGGAGGGGACTCGAATTCACGACATCAGAAGGTGGCAAATCGGAAAAGAGGTACTTGATGGTCCCGTCTTCGGAGCTTTCGATCCGCAGGCTAAGGAACGCGTAAGAGTGGAGGACCGGATTTTTATCGAAAACCGGGATTACCTTTGGCCTATCCCCCAAAACGAAATCAATAATAACTCGGGAATAAGACAAAATCCTGGATACTAA
- a CDS encoding helix-turn-helix domain-containing protein yields MSKLDLIDQMVKQSEANEISSLQRFEINLSTVGLTVREKEIVRLIGVGRTYRLIADALYISERIESRHIQKEFAYKNHMNGIRNSG; encoded by the coding sequence TTGTCTAAACTGGATTTGATAGACCAGATGGTGAAGCAATCAGAGGCTAATGAAATTTCTTCCCTGCAGCGTTTTGAGATCAATTTGAGTACTGTCGGACTCACTGTCAGGGAAAAGGAAATCGTTCGATTGATCGGGGTCGGTAGGACTTACAGGCTAATAGCTGATGCGCTTTATATTTCTGAACGTATTGAAAGCAGGCATATCCAAAAGGAGTTTGCTTACAAAAACCATATGAACGGAATCCGGAACTCTGGCTGA
- a CDS encoding helix-turn-helix transcriptional regulator, with translation MKIEVFNKHKEVVQASTLGLPDETGPSYRKSSYSIVQKYWTSDVTEIKAGEIQLAVHKIDVKEQVSLKTYAAPAMVGMLFLEKGSIQVKQQDSSFREIGNLHHNLIINSQKTEETLFLPDQQINLTTVNFPPEYFFKLAEGGSASIDRMATRIDRDKANAFVASNNLSISLPMLRLLSSFDSNVYNTASLRLSTESKILELLSLQIAQIEDSPQNAVVSKLSDGDIKRINQAREYILSDLSFTPTLESISFEVGINVFKLKTGFKALFGQSVFSYLREERLVQAYHEINKGNSSLTDIAYQTGFASISHFSDAFKNRYGVPPSQLR, from the coding sequence ATGAAAATAGAGGTATTCAATAAACACAAGGAAGTAGTACAAGCGAGTACTTTGGGGCTTCCTGACGAAACAGGGCCTTCATACCGTAAAAGCTCCTATTCAATCGTTCAAAAATACTGGACAAGCGACGTCACAGAAATAAAAGCAGGTGAAATTCAACTGGCTGTTCACAAGATAGATGTAAAAGAACAGGTAAGTCTGAAAACCTATGCCGCTCCCGCTATGGTAGGAATGTTGTTCTTAGAAAAAGGAAGTATCCAGGTAAAGCAACAGGATAGTTCGTTCAGGGAAATCGGAAACCTGCATCACAATCTGATCATTAACTCGCAAAAAACGGAGGAAACCCTGTTTTTACCTGATCAGCAGATAAACCTCACAACAGTCAATTTTCCGCCGGAATATTTTTTTAAACTCGCTGAGGGGGGAAGCGCCTCTATTGACCGAATGGCGACCAGGATCGATAGAGACAAGGCTAATGCGTTTGTCGCCTCCAATAACCTGTCGATATCATTGCCAATGCTTCGGCTATTGAGCTCATTCGATTCCAACGTCTACAACACCGCGTCACTCCGGTTGTCGACTGAATCAAAGATTCTGGAACTACTTTCCCTACAAATCGCCCAGATTGAAGACAGCCCGCAAAATGCCGTCGTATCGAAGCTTAGCGATGGGGACATAAAACGAATAAATCAGGCAAGGGAATACATCCTATCGGATCTGTCATTTACGCCAACATTAGAATCCATCTCCTTTGAGGTCGGAATCAATGTATTTAAGTTAAAAACTGGCTTCAAGGCACTTTTCGGCCAGTCTGTTTTCAGTTACCTGAGGGAAGAACGACTTGTTCAGGCCTATCATGAAATCAATAAGGGAAACAGTTCATTGACCGACATCGCCTACCAGACCGGGTTTGCATCAATCAGCCATTTTAGCGACGCTTTTAAAAACCGCTACGGAGTTCCTCCCAGTCAATTACGTTAG